The Clostridium chauvoei genome has a window encoding:
- a CDS encoding DDE-type integrase/transposase/recombinase, which yields MDSIITYLITYNQYLIAIIGQLLLFISKHIPLNQMIFDDSNSPEYQKFKVDKLPTIIRFEKVDYILLLAYYKHKYNKTVKPVQRRNGKSIPKKTKCPKCGAPHEYIYDNNGSKGQFQCKVCGLTFKETNHTTKPIVFICPYCGATLTEQKQRKHFKIHKCNNSKCLYYQRNLKNLPKNIDPCDKYKYKLHYIYREFNINFFKMDLYPISKHATGFSFKKFSPHIMGLCLTYHVNCKMSTRQTAHVLKEVHGIKISHRTVANYALTAAAVIKPFVDTFDYKPSKILSADETYIKVKGIKHYVWIVMDACKRSILGYQVSDTRDTGPCILAMRMAFDKFKDFPGKALNFVADGYSSYPLAKQQFELEKNKEFNLTQVIGLTNDDPVSEEFRWVKQVVERLNRTFKSSYRGTCGYGSDEGALYGFSLWVAYYNFLRPHPYNYWRPLNELKQLDGIDNMSAKWQILISLGQQTILHMQESQTS from the coding sequence ATGGATTCAATTATAACTTATTTAATTACTTATAATCAATATTTAATTGCCATTATCGGTCAATTACTTTTATTCATCTCAAAACATATTCCACTTAACCAGATGATATTTGATGATTCTAATAGTCCAGAATACCAAAAATTCAAAGTAGATAAGCTACCCACAATTATTAGATTTGAAAAGGTAGACTATATATTACTTTTAGCTTATTACAAACATAAATATAACAAGACCGTAAAACCCGTCCAAAGACGGAACGGGAAGTCTATCCCTAAAAAAACTAAATGTCCTAAGTGTGGTGCACCACATGAATATATATACGATAACAATGGCAGTAAAGGACAGTTTCAATGTAAAGTTTGTGGTCTTACATTTAAAGAAACTAATCACACAACTAAACCAATAGTATTTATATGTCCTTATTGCGGTGCTACGCTTACGGAACAAAAGCAACGCAAGCACTTTAAAATACATAAATGCAATAATTCTAAATGCTTATACTATCAAAGAAATCTTAAGAATCTTCCAAAGAATATTGATCCTTGTGATAAATACAAGTATAAGCTTCATTACATATATCGTGAATTTAATATTAACTTCTTTAAAATGGATCTATATCCAATATCAAAACATGCTACCGGATTTAGTTTTAAGAAGTTTAGCCCGCATATAATGGGACTATGCTTGACTTATCACGTTAATTGTAAAATGTCTACAAGACAAACAGCTCATGTTTTAAAAGAAGTTCATGGAATAAAAATTTCACATAGAACTGTTGCTAATTATGCTCTAACAGCAGCTGCTGTTATTAAGCCGTTTGTTGATACCTTTGATTACAAACCCTCTAAAATACTTTCTGCCGATGAAACTTATATAAAAGTAAAAGGCATTAAGCATTATGTCTGGATTGTAATGGATGCTTGTAAAAGGTCTATTCTAGGTTATCAAGTATCTGATACAAGAGATACTGGCCCTTGTATACTAGCAATGCGTATGGCTTTTGATAAGTTTAAAGACTTCCCTGGAAAAGCTTTAAACTTCGTTGCCGATGGTTACAGTTCATATCCGTTAGCGAAGCAACAATTTGAATTAGAAAAAAATAAAGAATTTAATCTAACTCAAGTTATCGGACTTACTAACGATGATCCAGTATCTGAAGAATTTCGTTGGGTTAAGCAAGTTGTAGAGCGTTTAAACCGTACCTTTAAATCTTCCTACAGGGGTACCTGTGGTTATGGAAGTGATGAAGGTGCTCTTTATGGCTTCTCCCTTTGGGTTGCTTATTACAACTTCTTACGCCCGCATCCTTACAATTACTGGCGTCCTTTAAACGAATTAAAGCAACTAGATGGTATTGACAATATGTCTGCAAAGTGGCAAATTCTTATCAGTCTCGGTCAACAAACCATATTACATATGCAAGAATCACAAACTTCTTGA
- a CDS encoding ABC transporter ATP-binding protein, producing the protein MLNFDEITFNYQNSNENIISKLSFNINKGDFVSIIGASGCGKSTIFRLIASLEKQSSGTIYIGDKDIRELKAPIGYMPQKDLLLPWRTILENTCLPLEIQGVSKNEAKKQAEELLGRFSLYEYKDKYPKDLSGGMKQRISFIRTLLTGSEVLLLDEPFSALDAITRLALQEWLLDQWSKYNKTILFITHDVEEAMFLSNKIFVVNKNPITELKEIEIPLKYPRNRRMLETEELLTLKDSLIDELRIV; encoded by the coding sequence ATGCTAAACTTTGATGAAATAACTTTTAACTATCAAAATAGCAATGAAAATATAATAAGCAAGTTATCATTCAACATAAATAAGGGTGATTTTGTAAGTATTATAGGGGCTAGCGGATGTGGTAAAAGTACTATTTTTAGACTAATAGCATCATTAGAGAAACAATCTAGTGGAACTATTTATATTGGAGATAAAGATATAAGAGAATTAAAAGCTCCTATAGGGTATATGCCCCAGAAGGATTTACTTCTTCCTTGGAGGACAATTTTAGAAAATACTTGCTTACCATTAGAGATACAAGGTGTTTCTAAGAATGAGGCTAAGAAACAAGCTGAAGAGTTATTAGGTAGATTTTCTCTTTATGAATATAAGGACAAGTATCCAAAGGATTTATCAGGAGGAATGAAACAGAGAATTTCATTTATAAGAACTTTGTTGACAGGTTCAGAGGTATTACTTTTAGATGAACCTTTTAGTGCTTTAGATGCTATAACAAGGCTAGCACTTCAGGAATGGTTATTAGATCAATGGAGTAAATACAATAAAACTATTCTATTTATAACTCATGACGTAGAAGAAGCTATGTTTTTATCTAATAAGATATTTGTTGTTAATAAAAATCCTATAACAGAGTTAAAAGAAATAGAAATTCCCCTTAAATATCCTAGAAATAGGAGGATGTTAGAAACAGAAGAACTTTTAACGTTAAAAGATAGTCTTATAGATGAATTAAGGATAGTGTAA
- a CDS encoding SDR family NAD(P)-dependent oxidoreductase: MSKLENKVAIVTGGGKGIGYGVASAFAREGANLVITGRTLSTLEKAKIDLEKEYGIKVLPVVADGANEDAVKNVIEETIKNYGQLDILVNNAQVSKSGVLLVDHSKEDFDLAINSGLYATFNYMKYSFPYLKKSIGKVINFASGAGISGRPGQASYAAAKEGIRGLSRVAATEWGEHGINVNVVCPLAMTPGLEKWKQQYPEMYAENIKSIPLGRFGDATEDIGRVCVFLASDDSSYITGETISVQGGSGMRP; the protein is encoded by the coding sequence ATGAGTAAATTAGAAAATAAAGTAGCTATTGTAACTGGTGGTGGTAAAGGAATAGGATATGGTGTAGCTTCAGCTTTTGCTAGAGAAGGAGCAAATTTAGTTATAACAGGAAGAACTTTATCTACTTTAGAAAAGGCAAAAATAGATTTAGAAAAAGAGTATGGAATAAAGGTTTTACCTGTAGTTGCAGATGGTGCAAATGAAGATGCTGTAAAAAATGTTATAGAAGAAACTATAAAAAATTATGGACAATTAGATATATTAGTTAATAATGCTCAAGTTTCAAAGTCAGGAGTATTATTAGTAGATCATAGCAAAGAAGATTTTGATCTAGCTATTAATTCAGGTTTATATGCAACCTTTAATTATATGAAATATTCTTTTCCTTATTTAAAGAAATCTATTGGAAAAGTAATAAATTTTGCATCAGGAGCAGGAATATCAGGAAGACCAGGTCAAGCTTCATATGCAGCTGCAAAAGAAGGTATTAGAGGATTATCTAGAGTTGCAGCAACAGAGTGGGGAGAACATGGAATAAATGTAAATGTAGTATGTCCATTAGCAATGACTCCAGGACTAGAGAAGTGGAAGCAACAATATCCAGAAATGTATGCTGAAAATATTAAAAGCATTCCATTAGGAAGATTTGGAGATGCAACTGAAGATATAGGAAGAGTGTGTGTATTTTTAGCAAGTGATGATTCAAGCTATATTACAGGAGAAACTATATCAGTTCAAGGTGGATCAGGAATGAGACCATAA
- a CDS encoding ABC transporter ATP-binding protein yields MEVIRFENIEKSYEKGNIVIDNLNFTINSGEFVTLLGKSGCGKTTLLKLINGIIKADKGNVVIEGKEINNWDIIELRRNIGYVIQQAGLFPHMTIEDNIGYVLNMKKIPKEEVDKRVRELINIVGIDEEYLKKYPRELSGGQKQRIGVARALASNPDIILMDEPFGAVDEITRKSLQEEIKKIHRELKKTIIFVTHDIEEALSLGTKVVILDKGKIILQGTAKDMVFNVDNEFVKELFGVKNFSSYLSLTKVSEVVQPLNNDKKLYYEKLYKNKKLPILKEEDSLMEAMRTLFENKLGKALVKNSEDVLIGQFSIRDIYK; encoded by the coding sequence ATGGAAGTTATAAGGTTTGAAAATATAGAGAAGTCATATGAAAAAGGAAATATAGTAATAGATAATTTGAATTTTACTATAAATAGTGGGGAGTTTGTTACTTTATTAGGAAAATCAGGCTGTGGTAAGACTACTTTACTTAAATTAATTAATGGAATTATAAAAGCTGATAAAGGGAATGTAGTCATTGAAGGAAAGGAAATAAATAATTGGGATATTATAGAACTTAGAAGAAATATAGGTTATGTAATTCAACAAGCAGGGCTTTTTCCACATATGACAATAGAAGATAATATAGGGTATGTATTAAATATGAAAAAGATACCTAAAGAAGAAGTAGATAAAAGAGTTCGAGAGTTAATTAATATAGTAGGAATTGATGAAGAGTATCTAAAAAAATATCCAAGAGAATTAAGTGGAGGGCAAAAACAAAGAATTGGTGTAGCTAGAGCTCTTGCTTCTAATCCAGATATTATTCTTATGGATGAGCCTTTTGGAGCTGTAGATGAAATAACAAGAAAAAGTCTACAGGAAGAGATTAAAAAAATTCATCGTGAATTGAAGAAAACTATAATATTTGTAACTCATGACATAGAGGAAGCTTTAAGCCTTGGAACTAAGGTAGTTATTTTGGACAAAGGGAAGATAATTCTTCAAGGTACAGCTAAAGATATGGTGTTTAATGTTGATAATGAATTTGTTAAAGAACTATTTGGGGTAAAGAATTTTTCATCTTATTTAAGTCTAACTAAGGTATCAGAAGTGGTACAACCTTTGAATAATGATAAAAAATTATATTATGAAAAATTATATAAAAATAAAAAATTACCAATACTAAAAGAGGAGGATTCTTTAATGGAAGCAATGAGAACCCTTTTTGAAAATAAGCTAGGTAAAGCTTTAGTGAAAAATAGTGAAGATGTACTAATTGGCCAATTTTCTATAAGAGATATTTATAAATAA